One window from the genome of Natrialba magadii ATCC 43099 encodes:
- a CDS encoding HNH endonuclease, which translates to MGDGTISGSNRDESVYTGSSDRGDDSRSDDNRRNGDDSDNGNDDSDHGHDDNRGYGDGWEELRQQTLRRDNYACTRCGADDRTLQAHHIVPRSAGGPDELENLLTLCRPCHGVIHQHNSAFDDVRDDAPLFPERTAPDPVARLRTPADQCCTRCGAERSDPTELVAWTDVPASDDARPAPPHVTLCKPCAGLLLECDLACEEAALTANHTISVHELAARRPDASVRPSAFALSQVAVRREPRTLRERVVDDTPLRFLLNHRGVRLALLVVIGYVALFVVLAL; encoded by the coding sequence ATGGGTGATGGGACCATCTCGGGATCGAATCGAGACGAGTCCGTTTACACAGGTTCGAGCGACCGCGGTGACGACAGCCGTAGCGATGACAACCGTCGCAACGGTGACGACAGCGACAACGGGAACGACGACAGCGACCACGGACACGACGACAACCGTGGCTACGGCGACGGCTGGGAGGAACTCCGCCAGCAAACACTTCGCCGGGACAACTACGCCTGCACCCGCTGCGGCGCAGACGACCGCACGCTCCAGGCCCACCACATCGTCCCGCGCTCCGCCGGCGGCCCCGACGAACTCGAGAACCTCCTTACGCTCTGTCGACCCTGCCACGGCGTCATCCACCAGCACAACAGCGCCTTCGACGACGTTCGCGACGACGCACCGCTCTTTCCCGAGCGAACCGCACCCGACCCCGTCGCCCGGTTGCGGACGCCGGCCGATCAGTGCTGTACACGCTGTGGGGCCGAACGCAGCGATCCGACCGAACTCGTCGCCTGGACGGACGTGCCAGCTAGCGACGACGCCCGCCCGGCCCCGCCGCACGTTACTCTCTGTAAACCCTGTGCCGGACTGCTTCTCGAGTGCGACCTGGCGTGCGAGGAAGCCGCCCTCACTGCGAACCACACGATTTCGGTGCACGAACTCGCGGCTCGCCGACCCGATGCGTCCGTTCGACCGAGCGCCTTTGCGCTCTCACAAGTTGCAGTTCGACGCGAGCCACGGACGCTCCGCGAGCGCGTCGTCGACGACACGCCGTTGCGATTTCTGCTGAATCACCGCGGTGTCCGTCTGGCGCTGCTCGTCGTGATCGGCTACGTGGCATTGTTCGTCGTGCTGGCGCTGTAG
- the pstB gene encoding phosphate ABC transporter ATP-binding protein PstB: MPAGDKPLGSPRVDNAVIEARDLDVFYGDTQALHGINMDIPEKEVTALIGPSGCGKSTFLRSINRMNDLIDVARVEGDLHFHGKNVYEDDVDPVALRRKIGMVFQKPNPFPKSIFDNVAYGLRVQGKDENVEEKVLTALERAALLDEVEDQLDESGLDLSGGQQQRLCIARAIATDPEVILMDEPASALDPVATSKIEDLVEELAQEYTVAIVTHNMQQAARISDKTAVFLTGGHLVEFNDTSKIFENPESDRVEDYITGKFG, encoded by the coding sequence ATGCCGGCTGGCGATAAGCCGCTTGGCTCGCCCCGCGTCGACAACGCCGTCATCGAAGCCCGCGATCTGGACGTCTTCTACGGCGACACGCAGGCCCTCCACGGGATCAACATGGACATCCCCGAGAAGGAAGTCACGGCCCTCATCGGCCCCTCCGGCTGTGGGAAGTCGACGTTCCTGCGCTCGATCAACCGGATGAACGACCTCATCGACGTGGCTCGCGTCGAGGGAGATCTCCACTTCCACGGGAAGAACGTCTATGAAGACGACGTCGACCCCGTCGCCCTCCGTCGCAAGATCGGCATGGTCTTCCAGAAGCCGAACCCGTTCCCGAAGAGCATCTTCGACAACGTCGCCTACGGCCTCCGGGTGCAGGGCAAGGACGAAAACGTCGAGGAAAAAGTACTGACCGCACTCGAGCGTGCGGCGTTGCTGGACGAGGTCGAAGACCAGTTAGACGAGAGCGGACTGGATCTCTCGGGCGGGCAACAACAGCGCCTCTGTATCGCCCGTGCGATTGCGACGGATCCGGAAGTAATCCTGATGGACGAGCCGGCCTCTGCGCTCGACCCGGTTGCGACCTCGAAGATCGAGGATCTGGTCGAGGAGTTAGCCCAGGAGTACACGGTTGCGATCGTCACGCACAACATGCAGCAGGCGGCCCGCATCTCGGATAAGACGGCGGTCTTCCTCACGGGGGGCCACCTCGTTGAGTTCAACGACACGAGCAAAATCTTCGAGAATCCCGAGAGCGACCGGGTCGAGGATTACATTACGGGCAAGTTCGGATAG
- the pstA gene encoding phosphate ABC transporter permease PstA — MSTNTDTNTSTTTTTTTTTTTTSSPGGDPDGDDLDFDFDGSSIKRKHQLGTIFLGLCFAATMVGIVALVALLADVLLEARGWLTWEFLTYPPSQIAENYVPSNYGELATGPGGMYPMIIGSIYLIIMTAIFTLFLGVGAAIYLEEYAPDSNLTRFIEANISNLAGVPSIVYGLLGLAVFVRAMQTGASLIAGALTLTLLILPIVIVQSQESLRAVPDSMRQASYGAGATKWQTIRNVVLPEAVPGIMTGIILSLSRAIGETAPILMVGAATTMFTPPDLTDPTGSFGAMPMQIYEWAKMPEAEFQHVAAAGIVVLLTILLLMNAVAILIRNKYDKRS, encoded by the coding sequence ATGAGTACCAACACGGATACAAACACGAGCACCACGACGACCACGACCACGACCACGACCACGACCTCGAGTCCGGGCGGCGATCCCGACGGCGACGACCTCGACTTCGACTTCGACGGCTCGTCGATCAAACGCAAACACCAGCTCGGGACGATCTTCCTCGGGCTGTGTTTCGCCGCGACAATGGTCGGCATCGTCGCACTGGTCGCCCTCCTCGCGGACGTCCTCCTCGAGGCCCGTGGCTGGCTCACCTGGGAGTTCCTGACGTATCCGCCGTCCCAGATCGCCGAGAACTACGTTCCGAGCAACTACGGCGAGCTGGCGACCGGCCCCGGCGGCATGTACCCGATGATCATCGGCTCGATCTACCTGATCATCATGACGGCGATCTTCACCCTCTTCCTGGGGGTCGGCGCTGCGATCTATCTCGAGGAGTACGCGCCTGATTCGAACCTTACACGATTCATCGAGGCCAACATCTCGAATCTCGCGGGCGTCCCGTCGATCGTCTACGGACTGCTCGGACTCGCCGTGTTCGTCCGCGCGATGCAGACCGGCGCGAGTCTCATCGCCGGTGCGCTGACGCTGACGCTACTCATCTTACCGATCGTCATCGTCCAGTCCCAGGAGTCCCTGCGAGCGGTACCGGACTCGATGCGACAGGCCTCCTACGGCGCAGGCGCAACGAAGTGGCAGACCATCCGCAACGTCGTGCTTCCGGAAGCCGTGCCGGGAATCATGACCGGGATCATCCTCTCGCTTTCCCGGGCAATCGGCGAAACCGCACCGATTCTGATGGTCGGTGCTGCGACGACGATGTTCACCCCACCAGATCTGACGGATCCGACGGGCTCGTTCGGCGCAATGCCCATGCAGATCTACGAGTGGGCGAAGATGCCCGAAGCAGAGTTCCAGCACGTCGCCGCAGCCGGGATCGTCGTCCTGCTGACGATCCTCCTGCTCATGAACGCCGTTGCGATCCTCATCCGGAACAAGTACGACAAACGGTCGTAG
- the pstC gene encoding phosphate ABC transporter permease subunit PstC, translated as MSTEPIDLSRNGNDVGTIGDRLARYIFFGCAAVTVATTLAIVLVLVNGATDFFSTVSLTEFFTGTDWSPRAADNPSFGVLPLVWGTMMITVGSALIAIPIGTLTAIYLSEYASSRVRRVVKPTLEILAGIPTIVYGFFALSFITPILQQIYPGTGTFNAAAGAIVVGVMIIPMVSSISEDAMSSVPDSLRNAAYGLGATKFEVSTQVVLPASLSGILAAYVLAISRAIGETMAVTLAAGALAQVTMNPFAEIQTMTAYMVEIGTGDASVGSIGYQSLFAIGLTLFAMTFLMNVLSMWIRSRYREEYE; from the coding sequence ATGAGTACGGAACCCATAGATCTCAGCCGGAACGGAAACGACGTGGGGACGATCGGGGATCGGCTCGCTCGCTACATCTTCTTTGGATGTGCCGCTGTTACCGTTGCGACGACACTCGCGATTGTGCTCGTCCTGGTCAACGGCGCGACGGATTTCTTTTCGACCGTCTCGCTCACCGAGTTCTTTACAGGCACCGACTGGTCACCACGGGCAGCTGACAACCCAAGCTTCGGCGTGTTGCCGCTCGTCTGGGGGACGATGATGATCACGGTCGGGTCGGCGCTCATCGCGATTCCGATCGGCACGCTGACCGCGATCTACCTCTCCGAATACGCAAGCTCGCGTGTCCGCCGCGTGGTGAAGCCAACACTCGAGATCCTCGCAGGGATTCCGACCATCGTCTACGGCTTCTTCGCACTTTCGTTTATCACCCCGATTCTCCAGCAAATATACCCTGGTACGGGGACCTTCAACGCTGCTGCGGGGGCGATCGTCGTCGGCGTCATGATCATCCCGATGGTCTCGTCGATCTCGGAGGACGCGATGTCGTCCGTTCCCGACTCGCTTCGCAACGCCGCCTACGGACTGGGCGCAACGAAGTTCGAGGTTTCGACGCAGGTCGTGCTACCGGCGTCGCTATCGGGCATTCTCGCCGCGTACGTGCTCGCGATTTCGCGGGCCATCGGCGAGACGATGGCTGTCACACTCGCAGCGGGCGCACTCGCACAGGTGACGATGAATCCGTTCGCCGAGATTCAGACGATGACGGCGTACATGGTCGAGATCGGAACCGGTGACGCCTCGGTCGGTTCGATCGGCTACCAGAGCCTGTTCGCGATTGGTCTGACGCTGTTCGCGATGACGTTCCTGATGAACGTACTCAGTATGTGGATTCGGTCGCGCTACCGGGAGGAATACGAATGA
- a CDS encoding PstS family phosphate ABC transporter substrate-binding protein, whose product MGNEPITGRSDGGSRSGSGSLSTTRRRVLLGVSGSTLAGLAGCLTRGEDSGLEGEIRIDGSNTLRPNSALVAEQFMWENNRVQASVSASGTGAGFQQFARREISLQNASRPITDEEAEHCRENGVEWLELEVVLDGIALLKHPDNDWCECLTVDELGDLWERGSDIETWADLEPEQSDEEWPDEEISFYGRDAASGTFDYFTEHITGSVGNIRNDYSGTPDTNNIIRGVRGNEYTIGFGGAGYYYENEADAELIAVNYEDGEDPGDEWDDCIVPTRESIEAEAYQPLSRPMYIYVRRDELARPEYREFVRFYLENTQETAREVQFYAVPDETIADQRETLEAAIEDYT is encoded by the coding sequence ATGGGAAATGAGCCGATAACAGGTCGCTCTGATGGGGGGTCGCGGTCTGGTTCCGGATCGCTGTCGACAACCCGTCGGCGCGTTTTACTCGGCGTTTCCGGCTCGACGCTCGCTGGCCTTGCAGGCTGTCTCACACGTGGGGAAGACAGCGGGCTCGAGGGGGAAATTCGAATCGACGGCTCGAATACGCTCAGACCGAACAGTGCTCTCGTCGCCGAGCAGTTCATGTGGGAGAACAATCGGGTGCAGGCGTCGGTCAGCGCCTCGGGAACCGGTGCCGGTTTCCAGCAGTTCGCCCGACGCGAAATCTCGCTCCAGAACGCGAGTCGGCCGATCACGGACGAGGAAGCCGAACACTGTCGCGAGAACGGCGTCGAGTGGCTCGAACTCGAGGTCGTCCTCGACGGCATCGCACTCCTGAAACACCCCGACAACGACTGGTGTGAGTGTCTCACCGTCGACGAACTCGGCGACCTCTGGGAGCGCGGTTCGGACATCGAGACCTGGGCCGATCTCGAGCCCGAGCAGTCCGACGAGGAGTGGCCCGACGAGGAAATTTCGTTCTACGGCCGCGACGCCGCCTCTGGAACGTTCGATTACTTCACTGAGCACATCACTGGATCCGTCGGGAACATCCGCAACGACTACAGCGGCACACCCGACACCAACAACATCATTCGTGGCGTCAGGGGCAACGAGTACACGATCGGGTTCGGTGGGGCTGGCTACTACTACGAGAACGAGGCGGACGCAGAGCTCATCGCGGTCAATTACGAGGATGGTGAGGACCCTGGCGACGAGTGGGACGATTGTATCGTTCCCACCCGGGAGTCGATCGAAGCCGAGGCCTACCAGCCGCTCTCTCGGCCGATGTACATCTACGTCCGACGCGATGAACTCGCTCGACCGGAGTACCGCGAGTTCGTTCGCTTCTATCTCGAGAACACCCAGGAGACTGCGCGTGAGGTCCAGTTCTACGCGGTTCCCGACGAAACTATCGCGGACCAGCGGGAGACACTGGAGGCCGCAATCGAGGACTACACATGA
- a CDS encoding phosphate uptake regulator PhoU translates to METRKVQVTGGSTYTVSLPKTWATENDVSAGTTVEFYPEDDALLLTPQSETDRQEGTLDVSDLEGERLTRAVMTMYVSGFDIIRLEANRITTHQRRAIRNATQSLVGVEVLEETTDSVVIQDLLDSSELSIVNAVSRMRLIASSMLSDAVTALIENDDDIARDVIQRDDDVDRLWLVVSRIFRATLRSPRAAEELGVPREDCFDYHSSARQLERVADHAAKISNLALKLDEIPESVAEGLVALQEDASDVLEKSMDALVAEESAEANELGHAAREAVLDIDEHTRTIDDMLRDLEPVQAQSLGLIVDSLSRSADYGGNIAETALQKAAPRP, encoded by the coding sequence ATGGAGACGCGCAAGGTGCAGGTAACTGGCGGGTCAACGTATACCGTTTCGTTGCCCAAAACGTGGGCGACCGAGAACGACGTCAGCGCCGGGACAACGGTCGAGTTCTATCCAGAGGACGACGCACTGTTGCTCACTCCCCAGAGCGAAACGGATCGCCAGGAAGGAACGCTCGACGTCTCGGATCTCGAAGGTGAACGCCTGACTCGAGCCGTCATGACGATGTACGTCAGCGGCTTCGACATCATCCGCCTCGAAGCGAACCGGATCACAACTCACCAGCGCCGTGCAATCCGCAACGCAACTCAGAGCCTCGTCGGCGTCGAAGTACTGGAGGAAACAACTGACAGCGTCGTCATCCAAGACCTGCTCGACTCCTCTGAACTCTCGATCGTCAACGCCGTCTCGCGCATGCGACTCATCGCGAGTTCGATGCTCTCAGACGCCGTCACGGCCCTCATCGAAAACGACGACGACATCGCTCGCGACGTCATCCAGCGCGACGACGACGTCGACCGCCTCTGGCTCGTCGTCTCGCGCATCTTCCGCGCCACGCTTCGCTCCCCCCGCGCCGCCGAAGAACTCGGCGTCCCCCGTGAGGACTGCTTCGACTACCACTCGAGTGCACGCCAACTCGAGCGGGTTGCCGATCACGCGGCGAAGATCAGCAACCTTGCCCTCAAACTTGACGAGATTCCGGAGTCGGTTGCGGAGGGGCTGGTAGCGCTACAGGAGGATGCCTCGGACGTCCTCGAGAAGTCGATGGATGCGCTGGTTGCGGAGGAGTCGGCGGAGGCGAACGAGTTGGGCCATGCGGCTCGCGAGGCGGTGCTCGATATCGACGAGCATACGCGGACGATCGACGATATGTTGCGGGATCTCGAACCAGTGCAAGCGCAGTCGCTTGGGTTGATCGTGGACTCGTTATCGCGGAGTGCGGACTACGGTGGGAATATTGCGGAGACGGCGTTGCAGAAGGCAGCACCGCGGCCGTAG
- a CDS encoding YncE family protein, with translation MDDRLIVLNKDADAVSYIDPETGETTATVETDFNPHEVAVSPDGARSYVTCSLGGSLLALDNETHEVVDRFEHELFDFPHGLAVRKSAGELWLASTYSSHMFVFDVETMDLLADFPTYQDKSHMVTFSPDAERAYVANIGSDNVTVIDADERRIVGDPPVGESPEGIGVDPETGQVLVANQDDGRLTVLNPDSLAEENVALLSETPIRVVLSPDGRYAFVPNRESNDVSVIDTEHVRDGERRPWEIARIPVGIWPGGTTFAPDGDRAFVANNKTNDVSVIDVDAFEEIDRYETGLHPDGIAYLSR, from the coding sequence ATGGACGACCGCCTGATCGTTCTCAACAAGGACGCTGATGCAGTCTCGTACATCGACCCGGAAACGGGTGAAACGACCGCGACTGTCGAGACGGACTTCAATCCCCACGAAGTGGCCGTCTCCCCGGACGGGGCACGCTCGTACGTCACCTGCTCGCTCGGCGGCTCGCTCCTCGCGCTCGACAACGAAACCCACGAAGTGGTTGATCGGTTCGAGCACGAACTGTTCGACTTCCCACACGGCCTTGCAGTCCGAAAGTCGGCGGGCGAACTCTGGTTGGCATCGACCTACAGCAGCCACATGTTCGTCTTCGACGTCGAAACGATGGACCTGCTAGCCGATTTTCCGACGTATCAGGACAAGTCCCATATGGTCACCTTCTCGCCAGATGCGGAGCGAGCCTACGTTGCGAACATCGGCAGCGACAACGTCACCGTAATCGACGCCGACGAGCGGCGAATCGTCGGTGATCCACCAGTCGGCGAGAGTCCGGAAGGGATTGGTGTCGACCCCGAGACGGGGCAGGTGCTCGTCGCCAATCAGGACGACGGACGTCTTACCGTACTGAATCCCGATAGCCTGGCAGAAGAGAACGTCGCGCTGTTGAGTGAGACACCGATCCGGGTCGTTCTCTCGCCGGACGGACGCTACGCGTTCGTCCCGAATCGAGAATCCAACGACGTCTCCGTGATCGACACAGAGCACGTCCGTGATGGCGAGCGCCGACCGTGGGAGATTGCGCGGATCCCCGTTGGAATCTGGCCCGGCGGCACTACCTTCGCACCCGACGGTGACCGGGCGTTCGTTGCCAACAACAAGACGAACGATGTCTCCGTCATCGACGTCGATGCCTTCGAAGAAATCGATCGGTACGAAACCGGTCTCCATCCGGACGGGATCGCCTACCTCAGCCGGTAA
- a CDS encoding 30S ribosomal protein S8e has translation MQDQGRSTRKRTGGRLKNVRNRRKDELGRQPTETQVGEPRFRTVDVRGNDTKTRALATNVASVNADDETLSADIEDVIANDANPNYVRRNIITKGAVIATSEGEARVTSRPGQTGQVNAVLLDN, from the coding sequence ATGCAAGATCAGGGACGCTCTACGCGAAAGCGCACCGGCGGTCGACTGAAGAACGTTCGCAATCGGCGAAAGGACGAACTTGGCCGACAGCCTACCGAGACGCAGGTCGGCGAACCGCGCTTCCGCACCGTCGACGTTCGCGGGAACGACACGAAGACGCGCGCACTCGCGACGAACGTCGCAAGCGTCAACGCCGACGACGAGACGCTCTCGGCCGATATCGAAGACGTCATCGCGAACGACGCTAACCCGAACTACGTCCGCCGAAACATCATCACGAAGGGTGCCGTCATCGCAACCTCCGAAGGAGAGGCCCGCGTTACGTCCCGTCCCGGCCAGACTGGACAAGTCAACGCCGTTCTGCTCGACAACTAA
- a CDS encoding outer membrane protein assembly factor BamB family protein, whose translation MRPTNRSTSVAGRDLDSARRRFLGAAGAAATAGIAGCVSLPTALDDRLDGTEDVSHFQNGLRRLGYYPEETVPESVSVNWSFPINYVTHTAAKSSPVPTPDGETIIIAGDSGWVHAYTPDGELQWSTLTGATDLGFHGSPAIVGDTAYIGGYDGDLYAFDTDSGDIVWRTRADDLHGALAIGSSPAFHDGTLYVVSEYGSPSTGTIWAIDPDTGDPLWYDDRMWGQPHPSPTIDLETGRMVGGSNDGVVYGWEFPALEYTWEFQADADGQEREGGAFREGAEIKGTVAAHDGYGYVGTWDNHFYCLDLEDGSEVWSFETGASIMSNPAVDVAEGIVYMGSDDNYVYALDAASGEEIWSTDVNGRVIGALTVTAETVLAGSYDTHLYALDKETGDRRWRVENRGRVTSAPVPVDGRIYYAERAAFSNYYDDAETVMDEPGHAYCLVSDD comes from the coding sequence ATGCGACCCACGAACCGATCTACGTCGGTGGCCGGCCGTGACCTCGATTCAGCACGGCGACGGTTTCTCGGCGCGGCTGGTGCGGCGGCAACGGCGGGGATCGCAGGCTGTGTGAGCCTCCCGACCGCGCTCGACGACCGACTCGACGGCACCGAGGACGTCTCTCACTTCCAGAACGGCCTCCGTCGACTCGGCTACTACCCCGAGGAAACCGTCCCCGAGTCGGTCAGCGTCAACTGGTCGTTCCCGATCAACTACGTCACCCACACCGCCGCCAAGTCGAGCCCCGTACCGACACCCGACGGCGAAACCATCATCATCGCCGGCGACAGCGGCTGGGTCCACGCCTACACCCCCGACGGCGAACTGCAGTGGTCCACGCTCACCGGCGCGACGGACCTCGGCTTTCACGGCTCACCGGCCATCGTCGGCGACACCGCCTACATCGGCGGCTACGACGGCGACCTCTACGCTTTCGACACCGACAGCGGCGACATCGTCTGGCGAACCCGCGCCGACGATTTACACGGCGCGCTCGCCATCGGTTCGAGTCCCGCCTTCCACGATGGCACCCTCTACGTCGTCTCCGAGTACGGCTCGCCCTCCACCGGCACCATCTGGGCCATCGATCCCGACACCGGCGACCCGCTCTGGTACGACGACCGCATGTGGGGCCAACCCCACCCTTCCCCGACGATCGACCTCGAAACCGGCCGGATGGTCGGCGGCTCGAACGACGGCGTCGTCTACGGCTGGGAGTTTCCGGCACTCGAGTACACCTGGGAGTTTCAGGCCGACGCCGATGGTCAGGAGCGTGAGGGTGGTGCGTTCCGCGAGGGGGCAGAGATCAAGGGAACGGTCGCGGCCCACGACGGCTACGGCTACGTCGGAACGTGGGACAACCACTTCTACTGTCTGGATCTCGAGGACGGCTCGGAGGTGTGGTCGTTCGAGACGGGTGCCTCGATTATGTCGAATCCGGCGGTCGACGTGGCAGAGGGGATTGTCTACATGGGCAGCGACGACAACTACGTCTACGCACTCGACGCCGCGTCGGGTGAGGAGATCTGGTCGACGGACGTCAATGGCCGCGTGATCGGTGCGCTAACGGTCACGGCGGAGACGGTGCTCGCCGGCTCCTACGATACGCATCTGTACGCACTGGATAAGGAGACGGGTGATCGGCGCTGGCGCGTCGAGAATCGCGGGCGCGTCACCAGTGCGCCGGTTCCCGTCGACGGACGGATCTATTACGCAGAGCGCGCTGCATTTTCGAACTATTACGACGATGCCGAGACGGTTATGGACGAACCCGGGCATGCGTACTGTCTCGTTTCGGACGACTGA
- a CDS encoding NADP-dependent malic enzyme has product MGLDEDALDYHLTDPPGKIEISTTKSTNTQRDLSLAYSPGVAAPCMEIAEDETDAYTYTAKGNLVGVVSNGSAVLGLGNIGAQASKPVMEGKGVLFKRFADIDVFDIELDEEDPHKFVEAVKMMEPTFGGINLEDITAPACFTIEERLREEIDIPVFHDDQHGTAIISGAALLNAADIADKDLEDLEIVFSGAGASAIATARFYVSLGCQAENITMCDSSGIITEARAEDGGVNEYKRQFARDVPEGDLADAMEGADVFVGLSIGGLVSQEMVQSMASDPIIFAMANPDPEIGYEEAKAARDDDVIMATGRSDYPNQVNNVLGFPFIFRGALDVRATEINEEMKVACAEALADLARQDVPDAVVKAYGDDPIQYGPDYIIPKPVDPRVLFQVAPAVARAAIESGAARTDLNLDEYEEELEARLGKSREMMRVVLNKAKSDPKTVALAEGENEKMIRAAYQIQEQGIAVPILIGDESEIRQTAASLGLDFEPQVADPAVGDYEDYADRLHELRARKGITRTEAGELIEGDSNYFGSVMVEQGDADALLTGLSYHYPSALRPPLQVIGTADDVDYAAGVYMLTFKNRVVFVADATVNQAPDEEVLAEVTKQTGMLARRFNVEPRAALLSYSNFGSVDNEGTRKPRNAARMLQDDPEVDFPVDGEMQADTAVVDDILEGTYGFSELDEPANVLVFPNLESGNIGYKLLQRLGGADAIGPMLVGMDRPVHVLQRGDEVKDIVNLASVAVVDAQQE; this is encoded by the coding sequence ATGGGACTCGACGAGGATGCGTTAGATTACCACTTGACAGATCCACCGGGTAAGATCGAAATTTCCACGACGAAATCGACGAACACGCAGCGAGACCTCTCGCTTGCGTACTCGCCCGGCGTGGCTGCCCCCTGTATGGAGATTGCGGAGGACGAAACCGACGCCTACACTTATACCGCGAAGGGGAATCTCGTCGGCGTCGTATCGAACGGTTCTGCCGTTCTCGGACTCGGCAATATCGGCGCACAGGCCTCGAAGCCGGTCATGGAGGGCAAGGGCGTGCTGTTCAAGCGCTTTGCCGACATCGACGTTTTCGACATCGAACTCGACGAGGAGGACCCCCACAAGTTCGTCGAGGCCGTCAAGATGATGGAACCGACCTTCGGCGGCATCAACCTCGAGGACATCACAGCACCGGCCTGTTTCACCATCGAGGAGCGCCTGCGCGAGGAGATCGACATTCCGGTGTTTCACGACGACCAGCACGGCACTGCGATTATCTCCGGTGCGGCGCTGCTCAACGCGGCTGACATCGCGGACAAGGACCTCGAAGACCTGGAGATCGTCTTCTCTGGTGCGGGTGCGAGCGCGATCGCGACGGCGCGCTTCTACGTCTCGCTTGGCTGCCAGGCCGAGAACATCACGATGTGTGACTCCTCGGGCATCATCACCGAAGCCCGCGCCGAAGATGGCGGTGTCAACGAGTACAAACGCCAGTTCGCCCGCGACGTCCCCGAGGGAGATCTCGCGGATGCAATGGAGGGTGCGGACGTCTTCGTCGGCCTCTCGATCGGCGGCCTCGTCTCCCAGGAGATGGTCCAGTCGATGGCCAGCGATCCGATCATCTTCGCGATGGCCAACCCCGACCCCGAAATCGGCTACGAGGAGGCGAAGGCGGCCCGCGACGACGACGTAATCATGGCGACTGGGCGCTCTGACTACCCGAATCAGGTCAACAACGTTCTCGGCTTCCCGTTCATTTTCCGCGGCGCGCTCGACGTGCGTGCGACGGAGATCAACGAGGAGATGAAAGTGGCCTGTGCCGAAGCGCTCGCAGACCTCGCGCGTCAAGACGTCCCCGACGCGGTCGTCAAGGCCTACGGCGACGACCCGATCCAGTACGGACCGGATTACATTATCCCGAAGCCGGTCGACCCGCGGGTCCTCTTCCAGGTCGCACCAGCAGTTGCCAGAGCCGCCATCGAATCCGGCGCAGCCCGCACGGACCTCAACCTCGACGAGTACGAGGAGGAACTCGAGGCCCGCCTCGGCAAGTCCCGCGAGATGATGCGCGTCGTCCTCAACAAGGCCAAGAGCGATCCGAAGACGGTCGCGCTCGCAGAGGGCGAAAACGAGAAGATGATTCGGGCGGCCTACCAGATTCAGGAGCAAGGAATCGCGGTTCCGATCCTCATCGGTGACGAGTCCGAAATTCGTCAGACTGCCGCGAGTCTCGGCCTGGACTTCGAGCCCCAGGTTGCAGACCCTGCCGTCGGTGACTACGAGGACTACGCCGACCGACTGCACGAACTGCGCGCTCGAAAGGGAATCACGCGAACCGAGGCCGGCGAACTCATCGAGGGCGATTCGAACTACTTCGGGAGCGTCATGGTCGAACAGGGTGACGCCGACGCCCTCCTGACCGGACTCTCCTATCACTACCCATCCGCGCTGCGCCCGCCGCTGCAGGTAATCGGCACCGCGGATGACGTCGACTACGCTGCAGGGGTCTACATGCTCACGTTCAAGAACCGTGTCGTCTTCGTCGCCGACGCGACGGTGAACCAGGCCCCCGACGAGGAGGTGCTGGCCGAAGTGACGAAACAAACCGGTATGCTCGCCCGCCGGTTCAACGTCGAACCTCGCGCAGCCTTGCTCTCATACTCGAACTTCGGGAGCGTCGACAACGAAGGAACTCGCAAACCTCGAAACGCGGCGCGTATGCTGCAGGACGACCCCGAGGTCGACTTCCCCGTCGACGGTGAGATGCAGGCCGACACCGCCGTCGTCGACGACATTCTGGAGGGAACCTACGGCTTCTCGGAGCTCGACGAGCCCGCGAACGTGCTCGTCTTCCCGAACCTCGAGTCGGGCAACATCGGCTACAAGCTGCTCCAGCGCCTCGGCGGCGCGGACGCCATCGGTCCGATGCTCGTCGGGATGGACCGTCCGGTCCACGTCCTCCAGCGTGGTGACGAGGTCAAGGATATCGTGAACCTCGCGAGTGTGGCGGTCGTGGACGCCCAGCAGGAGTAA